Proteins from a single region of Sphingomonas sp.:
- the rpsE gene encoding 30S ribosomal protein S5 — translation MADEINTTEAPVEAQDAGAPEGRGPRGGRGRGPGGGNNRGGRDGNRGRRDDRRGAQDDGGEELIEKLVHINRVSKTVKGGKRFGFAALVVVGDGKGRVGFGHGKAREVPEAISKATASAKKAMVRIPLKEGRTLHHDGNGHFGAGRVTVRSAPAGTGIIAGGPMRAIFESLGVADVVTKSVGTSNPYNMIRATFEALNEQTSPKSVAQRRGKKIADLLGRGGSQTAEADAAAIAE, via the coding sequence ATGGCGGACGAAATCAACACGACCGAAGCTCCGGTCGAGGCGCAGGACGCCGGCGCACCCGAGGGCCGTGGCCCGCGTGGCGGCCGTGGACGCGGCCCCGGCGGCGGCAACAACCGTGGCGGCCGTGACGGCAACCGCGGCCGTCGCGACGACCGTCGCGGCGCGCAGGACGATGGCGGCGAAGAGCTGATCGAGAAGCTGGTCCACATCAACCGCGTCTCGAAGACGGTGAAGGGCGGCAAGCGCTTCGGCTTCGCGGCACTCGTCGTGGTCGGCGACGGCAAGGGCCGTGTCGGCTTCGGTCATGGCAAGGCGCGCGAAGTGCCGGAAGCCATTTCGAAGGCGACCGCTTCGGCGAAGAAGGCGATGGTCCGCATTCCGCTCAAGGAAGGCCGCACCCTGCATCATGACGGCAACGGTCACTTCGGCGCAGGCCGCGTGACGGTTCGCTCGGCTCCGGCCGGCACCGGCATCATCGCGGGTGGCCCGATGCGCGCCATCTTCGAATCGCTGGGCGTCGCGGACGTCGTCACCAAGTCGGTCGGCACGTCGAACCCCTACAACATGATCCGCGCCACCTTCGAGGCGCTGAACGAGCAGACTTCGCCGAAGTCGGTCGCTCAGCGGCGCGGCAAGAAGATCGCCGACCTGCTCGGCCGCGGTGGTTCGCAGACCGCCGAGGCGGATGCGGCCGCGATCGCGGAGTAA
- the rpmD gene encoding 50S ribosomal protein L30, translating to MATIKIKQTGSPIRRTKDQRATLIGLGLNKMHRVSELQDSPEVRGMIRKVQHMVEIQD from the coding sequence ATGGCTACCATCAAGATCAAGCAGACCGGTTCGCCGATCCGCCGCACCAAGGATCAGCGCGCGACGCTGATCGGCCTCGGCCTGAACAAGATGCATCGCGTCAGCGAGCTTCAGGACAGCCCCGAGGTTCGCGGCATGATCCGCAAGGTTCAGCACATGGTCGAGATCCAGGACTAA
- the rplO gene encoding 50S ribosomal protein L15, protein MKINELKDNEGARKGRMRVGRGIGSGKGKTAGRGQKGQKSREGVSINGFEGGQMPLHMRIPKRGFNNIFAKDYSEVNLGAIQKAVDAGKLDAKATIDQAALNAAGLTRGGKDGVRLLAKGEFSAKLNFTVAGASKTAKEAVEKAGGSVNIPEIVPAAEKAKAKHRSVQKVIAAKKAGGKAA, encoded by the coding sequence ATGAAGATCAACGAACTCAAGGACAATGAAGGCGCCCGCAAGGGCCGGATGCGCGTCGGACGCGGCATCGGTTCGGGCAAGGGCAAGACCGCCGGCCGTGGCCAGAAGGGTCAGAAGAGCCGTGAAGGCGTTTCGATCAACGGCTTCGAGGGCGGTCAGATGCCGCTCCACATGCGCATCCCGAAGCGCGGCTTCAACAATATCTTCGCCAAGGATTATTCCGAGGTGAACCTGGGCGCGATCCAGAAGGCGGTCGATGCCGGCAAGCTCGACGCCAAGGCGACCATCGACCAGGCGGCGCTCAACGCGGCCGGCCTGACTCGCGGCGGCAAGGACGGCGTGCGCCTGCTCGCCAAGGGCGAGTTCTCGGCCAAGCTGAACTTCACCGTCGCCGGCGCCTCAAAGACCGCCAAGGAAGCGGTCGAGAAGGCGGGCGGTTCGGTGAACATCCCCGAGATCGTTCCCGCCGCCGAAAAGGCCAAGGCCAAGCACCGTT